Genomic segment of Parageobacillus genomosp. 1:
CGCTCGCGTGATGAAGTGCAACAAATAACCATCGGACCTGCCGATGAAATGATAGTTTACGGAGAGATGCTAGAGCGGGGAATCGAACGAATTGAGGCGGGATTAACAGAAAGCCTCAGCAAATTAAAAGACGAGAAAGCAAAACAATTATTACTAGAACATGTATCGTCAGAACTTGAGCAATTAAAACAAGGACAGGAAATTGAACAACAATATAAATATATGGCGCTCTTTTATGAAGAACCTGCTAGTTTGCTAGACTACCTGCCGGGAAATGGCATATTGCTAATGGATGAAATGAGCAGATTACAAGAGGCGGCTGAAAGTTTAGATAAAGAAGAGGCAGAATGGTACACCAGCTTGCTTAGCAACGGAAAAATCATTCATGATGTACCAATTTCCCACTCATTGTCTGAATTATTGCAAAAGCATCGCAAACAGCGGATTTATTTGTCCTTATTTTTGCGGCATGTCCCACATACCCACCCAGAAAACATTGTCAATATTTCCTGCAAACAAATGCAGAATTTCCACGGGCAAATGTCGTTGCTGAAATCCGAGCTAGAAAGATGGAAAAAAGCCAACTATGCGGTAGTTTTTTTGGCGCCGAACGCAGAGCGGATGAAAAAGCTGCAATCCGTGTTGGAAGACTATGAAATCGATGTTGCACCGTTAAGCAGGGACGCGATGCTGATGCACGGCAAATATCAGATGCTCGAAGGCGACTTAAATACGGGGTTTGAGCTGCCGATGCAAAAGCTTGCGGTGATTACGGAAGAAGAGTTGTTTAAAAAACGGGCAAAAAGACCGATTCGCCGCCAAAAATTATCGAATGCGGAGCGAATTAAAAGTTATTCGGAACTGCAAGTTGGCGATTATGTGGTCCATGTCAACCACGGTATCGGTAAATATTTAGGAATCGAAACATTAGAGATTAACGGTGTGCATAAAGATTATATCCATATTCAATATCAGGGCAGCGATACGTTATATGTGCCGGTCGATCAAATTGATCAAGTGCAAAAATACGTTGGTTCAGAAGGAAAAGAGCCGAAAATTTACAAATTAGGCGGATCCGAATGGAAAAAAGTCAAAAAGAAAGTTGAATCGTCCGTCCAAGATATTGCTGAAGATTTAATTAAGCTGTACGCTGAACGAGAAGCAAGCAAAGGATACGCGTTTTCCCCGGATACAGAAATGCAGCGGGAATTTGAAGCGGCATTTCCATATCAGGAGACAGAAGATCAGCTGCGCTCGATTGAGGAAATTAAGCGCGATATGGAGAGCGACAAGCCGATGGATCGCCTTCTTTGTGGCGACGTTGGCTACGGAAAGACGGAAGTAGCGCTGCGAGCCGCGTTTAAAGCGATTATGGACGGCAAACAAGTCGCGTTTCTCGTACCGACGACGATTTTAGCACAGCAGCATTACGAAACGGTGCGCGAGCGATTTCAAGGGTTCCCAATTAACGTTGGGCTGTTAAACCGCTTTCGCACTAGAAAACAGCAGGCGGAAACGATCAAAGGGCTAAAAGACGGAACGATTGATATGGTCATTGGCACACACCGCCTATTATCGAAAGATGTCCAGTTTAAAGATTTAGGGCTTCTCATCATTGACGAAGAGCAGCGATTTGGCGTTACCCATAAAGAAAAAATCAAGCAACTAAAGGCAAATATTGATGTGCTGACATTAACGGCAACACCGATCCCAAGAACGTTGCATATGTCAATGATCGGTGTGCGCGACCTATCCATTATCGAAACGCCGCCGGAAAATCGCTTTCCGGTGCAAACGTATGTGA
This window contains:
- the mfd gene encoding transcription-repair coupling factor, encoding MLSLHRYLVENQDVRSIIEGVKAGLKEQLVAGLSGSARSVFVSTLYKEMNRPILVVTHNLFHAQKMYDDLVQLLGTEEVFLYPVNEVIAAEMAIASPELKAQRLEVMNYWTKQQQGIVICPVAGLRRLLPPVSLWKDHIFTFAVGQDIDIDHYKQQFVQMGYKRVATVSTPGEFSIRGGIIDIYPLTAEFPYRIELFDTEIESIRTFTADDQRSRDEVQQITIGPADEMIVYGEMLERGIERIEAGLTESLSKLKDEKAKQLLLEHVSSELEQLKQGQEIEQQYKYMALFYEEPASLLDYLPGNGILLMDEMSRLQEAAESLDKEEAEWYTSLLSNGKIIHDVPISHSLSELLQKHRKQRIYLSLFLRHVPHTHPENIVNISCKQMQNFHGQMSLLKSELERWKKANYAVVFLAPNAERMKKLQSVLEDYEIDVAPLSRDAMLMHGKYQMLEGDLNTGFELPMQKLAVITEEELFKKRAKRPIRRQKLSNAERIKSYSELQVGDYVVHVNHGIGKYLGIETLEINGVHKDYIHIQYQGSDTLYVPVDQIDQVQKYVGSEGKEPKIYKLGGSEWKKVKKKVESSVQDIAEDLIKLYAEREASKGYAFSPDTEMQREFEAAFPYQETEDQLRSIEEIKRDMESDKPMDRLLCGDVGYGKTEVALRAAFKAIMDGKQVAFLVPTTILAQQHYETVRERFQGFPINVGLLNRFRTRKQQAETIKGLKDGTIDMVIGTHRLLSKDVQFKDLGLLIIDEEQRFGVTHKEKIKQLKANIDVLTLTATPIPRTLHMSMIGVRDLSIIETPPENRFPVQTYVMEYTPELVKEAIERELARDGQVFFLYNRIEDIERKAEEISQLVPEARVTYAHGRMSENELESTMLAFLEGQYDVLVTTTIIETGVDIPNVNTLIVYDADRMGLSQLYQLRGRVGRSNRVAYAYFTYRKDKVLNETAEKRLQAIKEFTELGSGFKIAMRDLSIRGAGNILGAEQHGFIDSVGFDLYSQMLKEAIEKRKGIKQEEEKREVTIDLEIDAYIPDTYISDGLQKIDMYKRFKAVETMEDVEALREEMVDRFGDYPDEVAYLFQVAEVKVFAKQIGVESIKQQKQQVEILFAEHASKHVEIQRLSKIGGQYGRLFGFGMEGAKLKIVLYIKDFKPQEWLMILYETLKELSCVKDEKSIIA